AAAGTGAAAATATGTTTTCATGGATAGGTAACAAAAAATATGAAAATAACAACATAGCAAATACTTTAGTGATGACACCTGGATATATTGGTTTTCATACTGTTTTACCTGATGGGGATGTCATGGACGACGATAAATTATCAATTTTTCCATTTGGCGAAATCAATCAATTTTTTATCAATTTACACAAAAATGTTGGTTTATGGGGCCCAATGTATAAAATCAAAAAATTTCCTCAGAATTTGGCTCAAGAATTTGAAAAAAATAAAATTAAATATGAAGACTGGGATTATGAGGATTATGGTTGTGGCGGTGATGCAAAAGAAGATTTAATAGAGTCCGACTGGACGAAAAAAAATAATATTGAAGTTTGCGACCAAAAAATGAGATCACAAATATTCACATCTCCCTTTTATACAATAAGATTAAGAATGGAAATATTTGATTAAAAATTAAAAATAAAATTGCCCCAATATTTTGCTATCGCAAAATTAAAAACTTTTCATTACATCGTACAACACGGCATATCTGGTTACGGCTTTTATACAAAAGCCTCCACCCATATTTGCCTACGCTACGCTACGGCAAACATCAGATATGCCGAAACGTTATATGTAATCGGACAAATGGACACTAGAAGAAAATCTTTATATACTTTCATCAATTATTTAATATTATTATGAATCCAGGAATAATTTTCGCATTAATCGCTGCAGTTGCTTTTGGTATTTGGACAGTCTTCCACCAATTAGCAGCAGACAAAATAAATTATCTATTCGGCGCAATTATAGTTTCATTAACTGCGGTTGTTGTAGGTTTAATTTTTCTACTTCCAAAAATTAAGACAACCACATTATATTCAAATCCTAAAGGAATTTTATTTGCAGTATTAGCAGGATTTTGCGCCTTAGCAATTGATTATTTTGCCCTAAAAGCTTATGGTTCTGGACTTGCTATTTCTGTCGCAGGTCCAATAATAATTGGTGGAAGTATCGCAATTGCGGCTTTGATTGGATTCTTCATGGGAGATTCTATAACATTGATGAAAGTATTAGGATTATTAATGGTAATAGTTGGTTCAGGAATTCTCGCATCTATTACTGGATAGACGTGTCCATTTGTCCTACTTCTTCGCTTCACTTCGTTACGCTCGACCACGCCTTGCAGGCTCTCCTCCTTTCAGTCGTCGGGACATATAACAAGGATTATGAGGAAAATCCTTGCAGGATTTTACCCAAATTCGCTACGCGAACTTCTCATAATCCTGATGTTATCCAAAATATTTTTATGAAAAAAATACTTCGGATAACAAGGTATAGGCGGTTCCGTGGACGGAGGCAAAACTTTTTGGGTGGATTGGGGGCAGCCGTGATTTTCCTTGATGCACTTAAGAAAGTATGGTTAAATACCAGAGTTCGTCATAGGCGTAACATAGCTGATCGATTTGGGATTTATTTTAGTTGAATAATATCTGTGTATAGAAGTTACTTAATCTGTAATAATTATAATATAGTCTATGCCAGACAATGAAAAAGTGAGCAAAAATAATGCTGGGTTGTCTAAAGGTGAATATATAAAGAGCATTATCAAAAGGGGTATTTTTATTTTACTTATAGTTTTTATAATTTGGGTTCTATTTCTTCCAAAAACGTCGTTAATAAGTTTTTTTGCTAGTTCAGATAAAAGCTGTGATTCCTTCTTTCCATATCCGCTTACATATTTCATGCCAGGGCCAGATCAGGGTAAGATGATCAAGCAGGCGGATGCGAATATAAGTTGCAAAAAAAAGGTTAGCGAGGGTAGGACTTTATTTACGTTTTGGAGAGGTAACAAGGCATTAAAGGACTCTGCTTGTGAGAATGAGGAGTATGAACTAAGGCAAGTCTGTTATTTTAAAAAAGCAGTCGACAATCGTGAACCTCGATATTGTGGCAATCTTGTCAGTAAGGATTTCTGTCTGATGCAACTCGCGGTTAAAATTCAGGATAGTTTGGTGTGCGGGCCTGTCAATGAGTTGTATGCTAAGAGATGCATCCAGCTTGCGAATGAATGTAAGAGTTCGATAGGCGCTGATCCTGGTTGTAAAATGATGTCACAGTTCCTCTGCCCGCCTTATTACGAGTCGGATTATGAGATTTCAAAAAAGAGGGCAATTAGGTGTGTGCAAAAGTATGGGAATGAATATAAGGGGATACCGCTTGAGTTGGAAAGTAAGTAGAAGAAATTCGCAGAAGTAGAGGGATGTCTTAAATTCTGCGAGATTAGTTTTTGAGAAAGTCCGAGGTAGCCCAACGACGGAAAATCACGGCTGCCCCCAATTGAATTATTTTTTTGGCCGAAAAGTTTTGCCCCCGCCCACTCCACTCAAATTTTTGTTTCGTTACACTTCACAAAAACTTCGCCTATACCTAACGTTATATGAAATAGCTCAAGAATTCGCTACATCATATAACACTGTGTAACTGGCTACGCCAGAAAGAAAAAATTAATAAAAAGCTAGTGAAGTAGCAGGATAATTTCTATGAAAATTATACATAAAAAAGATATATTGCACGTTGATAAACCAGAAGGTACGAAGGTGGATTATTACCTTCGCAAAGAATACGAACTTCACTATAACGAACAAATACCCAAAACAACGCAAACTTGGCATCACCATGAAACAATTCTTGAATCTATTTATATTGTTGAAGGAGAGCTTACCGCGGAATGGAAACTTGATGGCAAATCATACAAAGAAATTGTCAAAGCTGGCGACTTAATTGAAACTGAAGATACACCACATACTTTTACTAATCACACTGATAAAATAATCAAGTTTCTTGTTATTAAACAAGTTCCGTCAGGTGAAGATAAAGTTCAGCTATTAAAAACCGACAAAGTAATTGACGAATAGTGATTTTAACACGACGCTTTTTATTAATTTTTTCTTTCTGGCTTCGCCCAAATTTTTGAAATGATTATAAATTTAAAAGGAATTTCAAAAACTTCAGTTACACAGAAACGTTAGGCGACATTGAAAAAAAATTAAAACCAAGCTAAATTCAATTTATGACGTTAGCAAAATATACATCTATAGAGATTAAAGAAAACAACGAACTGATGGTTGATTTAGGAGCGCTTGGTTTTCTTGTGGAGCCCAAATATTTTCAGCAAGGGCTTTCCACAGATCCAAGGATGTTACTAAGAATAGAGACAGCACAAAAACTACTCAAAGTGCAGAAAATATTGGGAAAGATTCGTTTAAAAATTTGGGACGCCTTCCGCTCTAGAGATGTTCAAAATAATATTTATCAAAAATATTGGGCTGAACTAAAAACGGCCAATCCAGACTGGAATGATGAGAAATTAAAATTGGAAGTTGGAAAGTTCGTTTCACCTCCATACCAAAAAGATCGAATTCCTCCACATACAACCGGTGGAACAGTCGATTTAACTCTTGTAAATGAGAGTGGAAATGAATTAGATATGGGAACAGAATTCGACTTTTTTGGCCCAGAAGCTAGGCCGTTTTTTTACGAGATTTATAAAAACAATACTAACATCACAAATAATCGAAGATTGTTACGCGAAGCAATGGAAGCGGAAGGCTTTACTTTAGACGAAGACGAGTGGTGGCACTTTGATTGGGGTAATCAAATGTGGGCATTAAAAAGTGGAAAGCCTTTTGCTTTTTACGGAGAAGCAAATAGTAATTTTTTTCCAAAATCGCCTAACAGCGCCTAAAAGGTTCGCTCTTTCGCTATGCTCAGTCGCTCACGCAAATTTAGCCATCTTCGCTCGTGTGATGAAAAGATTGTATCACACTCGCTCATCGGCTAAACTTCTTTTAGTCGCCGACGTTAGGCGAAATAAATTATTTGTAAAATTTCAATTTTTATGAAAGTCGTGCCTTACGATGAAAAATGGCCGAAAATTTTTCAGGCTGAGAAAGAATTGATATCCTCTAAGTTTGGTGGCGATTTTTTAGATATTCAGCATATTGGCAGCACAGCCATTCCAACGATGTCTGCTAAACCGATTATTGATATCGCTGTTTTAGTTCCTTCTCTTGATGACGCTGAAAAATATATTAACCCACTTAGTGCGATAGGATATCAATTCTTTAAAGACCGTTCGTCTGTTGAACGATTGTTTTTCGTAAAGGGTGATCCGCCTAAATTTCATTTTTCGCTGGCTCAGCCTGAAAAATTTTCTTATTGGAAAAGACAAATTTTGTTTAGAGATTATCTCGTGCAACATCATGATCAGGCGCTTGAATATGAGGCATTAAAAAAAAGTTTGATAGAAAAATACCCTGATGGGCGGCAAGAATATTGCGATGGTAAAAATGAGTTTGTACAAAAAATTTTAATGCTCGCTGAAAACGATAAAAATTGAAATTTTACAAATAATTTACATCGCCTAACACGGCATATCCGGTTCCGCTACGCTCCACCCAAATTGCTTTCGCAACTTCGGATAATGCCGATAAGTTATCTGTAATTCAGAAATCAGCCTTATAATTTTTGAAGAGGGGCAAATCTTTTAAAGTTACAAGTTTATCTAATTTTATTATGAAAGCAACCCAACTATACCAACATCTTGAGAAAGATTTTATTACTCCTGAAATGAGTGATGAATGGACACAGTATATGGATTCTGTTGCCAATTTTCTTAGTGATAACTTTAAGAAAAGATCTATGGGATTAGTTTGTGATTTTGCAACAGAAATCAATAAAGTATATACTGCTGTTTTTCCATCAAGAGAAGTTATGCAAAAAATTTTAGATGATGGAACTCAAGATGCAATGCTTTTTGTCCATCACCCATCAATATGGGATATAAGAAAAGCTCCCGAAGTTTTTCAGCAAATGGATAGAGATTTATTACAACAATTTAAAGATAGAAAAATCTCTATTTATAATCTTCATGTGCCTTTAGATAATTTTGGAGAATATTCAACAAGTGTAACTTTAGCAAAAGCATTAGGAATAAAATCCGAAAAATCTTTTGCCCCTTACTTTGGCTCGATGTGTGGCGTTTTTGGAAAAAGTGACGTGGCAACAGTTCAAGATTTAAAGAAAAAATTTCAAGATGCAGTTGGACATGAAGTTAGTTTGTATAATTATGGAGATCATGAAATCAAAAATAGAACTGTTGCAATTATTGCTGGTGGAGGAAACGACGCAGATATGCTTGAAGATATCGCCAAAGCAGGAGTTAATACTTTTGTAACTGGAATTACTGCCAAAAATGATCATTCCAAAAAAGCACATGATTTTGCTGAAAAACACAAAATAAATATTCTTGGCGGAACTCATTATTCTACTGAACAATTTGCTTGTATATCAATGAATGATTATTTTAAGAAAGTTGGGTTGCACTCTGAGTTTATTGAAGATAAACCTGTAATGGAAGATATGTAAGATTTGCCCCTTTAATTCTTTTATTTTATGTGTCGCATTCGCTCATTTGAACGGCTGATTTCTGAACTCGCTACGCTTCGTGCCACGCCTTGCAGGCTCTCCTCCTTTCACTCGTCGGGACAGATAACAGGGGATAAAAGGAATTTTCCTGCTGAAAATTCCCAAATTCGCTACGCGAACTTCTTTTATCCCTGATGTTATATGAAATATGCTTTTCTTTTTACGGCTAACACCTAACACTTTTCTATAATGAACAAATTTTATTTTTATTTTTTTAGAGGGGGGGGGGGGGGGGGGATATGGTGTTTCCTCCGCTCCGCTACGGAAAACTATTTAAATTATTTCAATATGAATAAACTAACAAAGAAAAATTTTATAAATATTGCAACAAGGGAAATTAATAATTATAACGATCCTTCCCATGATATTAATCATACCTTGCGAGTTCTGTCTTTGGCTGAAAAAATAGCAACCAAAGAAAAAGCGGATTTGGATATTGTTATTGCTTCAGCAATTTTTCATGATGTTATAGTATATCCCAAAAATCATATTAAAAGATTAGCTAGTTCAAAAGAAAGTTCTAATTTTGCAAGAGAAATTTTAATCAAAGAAAGTTTATTCCCAAAGGAAAAAATTGAAAAAACTTGCAGGGCAATTGAATTATGCTCTTTTACAAAAGGTGTAAAACCGAACTTTTTAGAGGCTAAAATATTACAGGATGCAGATAGTCTAGAAGCCATGGGAGCTATTTCAATCATGAGAACTTTTTCATCAGCAGGACAAATGAATAAGAGTTTCTATAATAATATCGATCCTTTTTGTAAAAAAAGAAAACCTGATGACCATGAATATGCAATTGATTTGTTTTTTACTAGATTGCTGATTGTTTCCGAGAGACTACATACTAAAACCGCAAAAACATTAGCAAAAAAAAGATTGAAATTTTTGTATAGTTTTTTAAAACAACTTGAATTTGAATTATCCCAATGCATATGAAAGAAGAACTAAAGAAAATAATTGAACATGAAAATGAAACTTGGAGTAAGATTTTTGACACCGAGTTAAAAAATACCAGCAAGGAAAAATTTTCTTCATATTGGTGGGAAGATTATTATCAAGAGCTTTTAACTTATATAAATGGGTTATTAACAAAAAACAATATAAATAATGTTCTTGAGGCTGGAAGTGGTTCGGGCAAGGCAACAATTTTATTGAACAATAGATTTTCAAAAACGCTTCTAGATATTTCGCCAGTCGCCCTCAAATATGCCACCTATCTTGCAGAAAAAAATAGCTGTAAAAATATCAAAAATATTGAAGGCAATATATTTGACATGCCATTTAAATCAGATGACTTCGATTTTGTTTGGAATATTGGCGTCATCGAACATTATGATTTGAAAGAAATTGATCTAATTTTTCAAGAAATGATTCGCGTATGCGATAGAAATGGAGTGGTTGCTGTGGGAGTGCCAAATTTTTATTCAGGCCCAATTATTAAGGCTTGGATACTAAAAAAAATTAAAATTTTTCCTGGCTATAAATTGGATACAGGAAAATTCTATAATATTAAAGCTATAAAAAATACATTGAAAAACGCATCAAAAAAAATGGGTAGAGATATTGACGATATTCATATCGAATATTTTGGTAATCCTTTGATCATGGAAACTCCAAAATTTATATTAAAATCGATAGGTAGACTTATAAATCGAATTTTTAGAAAGAATAAATTTTTAATATTAATAGTTTGTAAATTTAAAAAATATGACTGAGATTTTTAAACCAAATTTAGACAATAATCATGAAAAATCATCAGAAAAGACTGAGAGCAATATTTATGGCAAAGAAAGATTTTCTCCTGAAAAAGCAAGGGAGCACGTTGAGTCTTTGGTAAATGATTTCAAAGAGCATTATGCTTCCTTAGGTTATGAGGAGGTGCCACCTGTACAAATAACTTCTGGAATTGATCCGACAGTTCGATTTATCGGTTCACATATCAGTGTTTTTAAGCCATATTTAGCCGAAGACAGAGTTCCGTCGCCAGGGGTGTATATGCGCCAAGATTGCCTGAGAACAAGAAATGCGAAGAAATTACTTGACGATAATTATTTCCCAAATTGGGGTTCTTATTTCTCAAGTATTGGGGCATTATCTGCGCCAGAAAGATTGAGAGAAGTATGTGATGAAACTTTTGATTTTTTAGAAAATAAATTGCTTATTAAGCCAGAAAATATTTTAACAAGAATTTCCTCCTCGGACCGTGATTTAATGGATGCAGTTAAACCATACGGGGAAGATAAAATGGAGGTTGATAGTAGAAAGCCTGAGTATTATAGACATAAAATTGGAATGCAGGGAATTGGAGGGAGAAATTTTAATATTGCTTTAAAGGATCCAAATTCAGAAGAGTTTAGTGATATTGGGAATATTATCATCCTAGAAGATGAGCAAAAACGATTAGGGATTGAAATTGCTCTTGGGACAAGCACAATTTTAAAGCAACTTTATGGATTAGATCATGTGCAAGATTGCAATCCTGTAATTGGATTAGAAAATATTGAAAATCAAACAATTAGAAGAAAATTTGAGGATGCAATAATAACCAGCACTGCTCTATATCGAGAAGGATCGAGGCCTTTTGGTCAACATAATACAAACAGAATTTTAAAACAATATGTTAGATCATTGAGTTATTTCAGGGCAAAATCAGGCTTTAGCATTGATCAGCTACAACAGATTATTTCTACATTTGAAAGTAGAGAATTTCAATCATCGGCAGAGATTTTATCTTCTGAAACAATTGTTGAATTTGTCAAAGCATTTGAGAACGAATTGTTTGCCCAAAAAGATATAACTGATGATGAAAAGAAAATAATTGAAGCTCTAAAATTATTTAATAATTAATAATAAATTTAAAAAATATGACTGAGATAAAAAATCTTATTAAGCCAAAAAAAATAAAGAAGGGGGATCATATCCGAGTAATAGCTCCTGTGAGAAGTTTAAAATTATTATCTGAAACAAATATAAAAGAAGCCTCGGACAGATTACACAAATTTGGATTTGAGTTATCTTTCGGAAAGCATGTAAATGAAATAGATGAATTCAACTCTTCTTCAATTGCCTCAAGGCTGGAAGACTTACATGATGCTTTTAAGGATAAAAAAGTAGATGCAATTTTAACGGTGATAGGAGGATATAATTCAAATCAATTACTTCAGCATATTGATTATGAATTAATAGCAAAAAATCCAAAAATTATTTGCGGTTTTTCGGATGTAACAGCCTTAGCAAACGCAATTACCGCCAAAACGGGCATGATAACTTATATTGGACCACATTTTTCCAGCTGGGCTATGAAGTATGGTTTTGAATATTCAATAGAAAGTTTTGCGAACTGTTGTATGGAAAAATCGGCATATAACCTTGGTCACTCAAAAGAATGGAGCGATGATCCGTGGTATTTAGACCAAGAAAAGAGAGACTTCATTCCAAATGAAGGATATTGGATAATAAATTCAGGACACGCAATTGGTAGAATTATTGGGGGACATGCTAGATGTTTGAATGCACTACAAGGAACTCAATTTTGGCCTAGTCTTGATGACTCAATTCTAATTTTAGAAGAGGATGCAGAAATTAATCCTCAACTTTTCGATAGACAATTACAATCCTTGATTCAGCAGCATGATTTTAATGGCGTTAAAGGTATATTAATTGGTCGTTTTCAAAAAGAAACTAAAATGACAAGAGAGTTATTAGAAAAAATAATAAGCACAAAATCTGAATTAAAAAATTTACCAATTATTGCCAATGTCGACTTTGGACACACAACGCCACTGGCAACTTTACCTATTGGTGGAAGTATGGAGATATCGGCGATGGCAAATAATATTAATATAAGAATAATAGAACATTAATTATGATCCCAATCAATTTAAAAAAACAAATTATAAACGATGACCTAAAATTTAAGGAGGTAAAACCGAGTAGTTTTAACTTACCCAAATATAATCCGGAAACACATTATTTAGAATTAACAAGGAGTGAATATTTTCATGCCCTTATAATTTTAAGACATTATATAAAAAATGCTTCAGATTATTATTTCGGAGTAAAGCAAAAAGCAAAGAATATTGATTTATTCATGTTAACTCCAAGCATTTCATCGCCAATGGGGCCAGGCTCTGATTCAGAGGCTATTCCAATTAAATTTGGAAAATACAATTCAAATTTGGTTGATTCTTCACAATTCGGTTTTGAGCCTCTTTTGTTGAATGGAATAGATAAAGTATATTGCTATCTGCCTTCAATGCGTGGGGAATGTCCGGATAAAAGACATCTTAATCAATTCTTTCATTGCGAAGCGGAGATAAAAGGCAGTATTGACGATTTAATTCCGATTATAGAAAAATATATTAAATTTCTATCAGAAACTTTATTAACAATGCCAAACATTTTAACAAGAATGAGCTTAGATGCAGAAAAAACATTATTAAGTTTGCGTGAGATTGTAAAATCCCAAAAATTTCCAGAAATTACTTTTGATGAAGCTATTTCCTTATTAGTTAAGTCTGGCAATGAAAAATTTGTAAATTTTACTAAATTTGGTCGTGATTTAACTTCTGCTGGTGAGTTAAAATTAGCAGAAATTCTAAAATTCGATACTCCTTTTTGGATTAGAAATTTTGATCGTGATAGAGTGCCTTTTTATCAAAAACCAATACCGGGTGACTCAAATAAAGTATTAAATGCGGATTTGATTTTCCCGCCAATTTTCGAAGGATCGTTTGGTGGAGAAATTATCGGATGCGGACAACGTCAAGATAATTCAAAAGAAATGTACGAGTCACTTTCTAGACAGAATATAAATTCAGAACCTTACGAATGGTATATAAATTTGCGTAAATTGCCAAAATATCAAGTCACTTCAGGTTTTGGTTTAGGAGTAGAAAGATTTATTACTTGGAGTTTATGCAGAGATGATATTAAAGATGCAATTCCATATCCAAGGTTAAAGAATATTAAAACCTATCCATAAGGAGTCTTGGCTTCGGGGCATTCACCCCCAGCCCCTCTGCCCCTACGCCAAGACAAAAATAAAATTTGTTCATTACAGAAAAGTGGTCTCGCTAAGGCGAGACAAAAAGAAAAGCATACATCATATAACACGGCATATCTGGTTACGGCTTTTATACAAAAGCCTCCACCCATATTTGCCTTCGCTACGCTACGGCAAACATCAGATATGCCGAAACGTTGTACGAAATTACGATTTTTTTACCCACTATGAAAAAAATAATTATTCCACTCATAACGCTTTTTGGATCGATAATCATATATTTTTTATCATTTGGAAAAATTATTCGTAAAATCTACCCTTGCTTAGGCCCAGGTCCAATTCCATGCCATTATTTTTATGATGTATATTTAGATTGTTTTGCAATTATTGTCTTTGGAATATCACTTTTAACAATAATAATTATTCTTTATAAAAATAGAAAAAAATCGTAACTATCGTACAACACAGAATATGCGGTTTCATTCGTCGTCGCACCTCCTCCTCACTACACCCATATTTTTACTCCCGTTGGTCGTAAAAACATCACATATTCTGATACGTTGTACGAAATAAATTTAGCCCTAATCTAATTTCAAAGTATGGATAATTGTAAATTTTGCCAAATTGCCGATAAAAAAGCGCCAGCGAAAATCATCTATGAAAATGAAAATGTAATATGTTTTTTGCCAAAAGAAGTTGAGGTTTACGGACACACTTTAATTGTGCCAAAAAAACATTACACTGATTTGTATGATATTCCGTCAGATGTCCTTTGTGAGTTAGCAAAAATTGCTCAAAAGTTAACACTTGAGTATAAGCAAAAAATTAATGCAACGGGTATGAATTTAATGCATGCAAGCGGAAAGGACGGCCAACAATCAGTTTTTCATTTTCATTTTCATTTTCATTTGCTTCCGAGATTTAAAGATGATGGATTAAATACTTGGCCTAATTTGGCAAAAATTGAAGTTGATACTAATGAGCTTTGGGATAAACTACGAACAGGCTAAATTTACATCGTACAACACGGCATATCTGGTTTCGCTACACTACACCCAAATGCTTCGCACTTCAGATATGCCGAAACGTTAGCTGAAATATTAAAAATTTCTTTTCGGCCCTATCGGGCATTTAATCGGGGCAAATTTATTTTTTTATTTTTTACTAAATATGCAACCAAACGAGCAAGAAAATATATATACTGATGACGTGGATTATGCAAATACGCCAAACGATTCTGTTTGGGGTACAGAAGATAAGGCCACCGCTGATTTATTGAAAAAAACAAATATTGCAGGCAAGTGGCTCAATCTTTGTGCTGGTGATGGTAGATTTAATAACCAGTTGTTGGAAAAAGCTGATGAAATTATTGCCGTTGATATTGATGAGAATGCATTGCAAAAAATTGTTCGCATTACTCCCGAAGCACTAAGAAAAAAGCTTACTACAAAAACGGCAAATGTTGTAAAGCCATTTCCTTTTGCGGATGATGTATTTAATGGAATATTCTGTGTCGGCACCTTACATCTTTTTCCAAAACTTGTTTTTAAAAGTATATTGGATGAAATGGGAAGAGTATTAAAATCTAGCGGACGAATAATTATTGATTTCGCTACTGATATTAAAAGAACTTATCCTGACGGCAGTCTTTGGATTGTTGAAACTGAACCAAATTATACACTCGAAGAAGCCCTAATTTTCCTGAAAGAAATGTTTACAGATTATGAGGTAGATATTACCACAAACAAAGTCGAACCC
The genomic region above belongs to Candidatus Bipolaricaulota bacterium and contains:
- a CDS encoding class I SAM-dependent methyltransferase, whose product is MKEELKKIIEHENETWSKIFDTELKNTSKEKFSSYWWEDYYQELLTYINGLLTKNNINNVLEAGSGSGKATILLNNRFSKTLLDISPVALKYATYLAEKNSCKNIKNIEGNIFDMPFKSDDFDFVWNIGVIEHYDLKEIDLIFQEMIRVCDRNGVVAVGVPNFYSGPIIKAWILKKIKIFPGYKLDTGKFYNIKAIKNTLKNASKKMGRDIDDIHIEYFGNPLIMETPKFILKSIGRLINRIFRKNKFLILIVCKFKKYD
- a CDS encoding M15 family metallopeptidase, whose protein sequence is MTLAKYTSIEIKENNELMVDLGALGFLVEPKYFQQGLSTDPRMLLRIETAQKLLKVQKILGKIRLKIWDAFRSRDVQNNIYQKYWAELKTANPDWNDEKLKLEVGKFVSPPYQKDRIPPHTTGGTVDLTLVNESGNELDMGTEFDFFGPEARPFFYEIYKNNTNITNNRRLLREAMEAEGFTLDEDEWWHFDWGNQMWALKSGKPFAFYGEANSNFFPKSPNSA
- a CDS encoding GrpB family protein: MKVVPYDEKWPKIFQAEKELISSKFGGDFLDIQHIGSTAIPTMSAKPIIDIAVLVPSLDDAEKYINPLSAIGYQFFKDRSSVERLFFVKGDPPKFHFSLAQPEKFSYWKRQILFRDYLVQHHDQALEYEALKKSLIEKYPDGRQEYCDGKNEFVQKILMLAENDKN
- a CDS encoding cupin domain-containing protein yields the protein MKIIHKKDILHVDKPEGTKVDYYLRKEYELHYNEQIPKTTQTWHHHETILESIYIVEGELTAEWKLDGKSYKEIVKAGDLIETEDTPHTFTNHTDKIIKFLVIKQVPSGEDKVQLLKTDKVIDE
- a CDS encoding S66 peptidase family protein; protein product: MKPKKIKKGDHIRVIAPVRSLKLLSETNIKEASDRLHKFGFELSFGKHVNEIDEFNSSSIASRLEDLHDAFKDKKVDAILTVIGGYNSNQLLQHIDYELIAKNPKIICGFSDVTALANAITAKTGMITYIGPHFSSWAMKYGFEYSIESFANCCMEKSAYNLGHSKEWSDDPWYLDQEKRDFIPNEGYWIINSGHAIGRIIGGHARCLNALQGTQFWPSLDDSILILEEDAEINPQLFDRQLQSLIQQHDFNGVKGILIGRFQKETKMTRELLEKIISTKSELKNLPIIANVDFGHTTPLATLPIGGSMEISAMANNINIRIIEH
- a CDS encoding HIT domain-containing protein; translated protein: MDNCKFCQIADKKAPAKIIYENENVICFLPKEVEVYGHTLIVPKKHYTDLYDIPSDVLCELAKIAQKLTLEYKQKINATGMNLMHASGKDGQQSVFHFHFHFHLLPRFKDDGLNTWPNLAKIEVDTNELWDKLRTG
- a CDS encoding class I SAM-dependent methyltransferase — protein: MQPNEQENIYTDDVDYANTPNDSVWGTEDKATADLLKKTNIAGKWLNLCAGDGRFNNQLLEKADEIIAVDIDENALQKIVRITPEALRKKLTTKTANVVKPFPFADDVFNGIFCVGTLHLFPKLVFKSILDEMGRVLKSSGRIIIDFATDIKRTYPDGSLWIVETEPNYTLEEALIFLKEMFTDYEVDITTNKVEPEKVSLNEKEYVFTSNFILLNAVKK
- a CDS encoding EamA family transporter; this encodes MNPGIIFALIAAVAFGIWTVFHQLAADKINYLFGAIIVSLTAVVVGLIFLLPKIKTTTLYSNPKGILFAVLAGFCALAIDYFALKAYGSGLAISVAGPIIIGGSIAIAALIGFFMGDSITLMKVLGLLMVIVGSGILASITG
- a CDS encoding Nif3-like dinuclear metal center hexameric protein, translating into MKATQLYQHLEKDFITPEMSDEWTQYMDSVANFLSDNFKKRSMGLVCDFATEINKVYTAVFPSREVMQKILDDGTQDAMLFVHHPSIWDIRKAPEVFQQMDRDLLQQFKDRKISIYNLHVPLDNFGEYSTSVTLAKALGIKSEKSFAPYFGSMCGVFGKSDVATVQDLKKKFQDAVGHEVSLYNYGDHEIKNRTVAIIAGGGNDADMLEDIAKAGVNTFVTGITAKNDHSKKAHDFAEKHKINILGGTHYSTEQFACISMNDYFKKVGLHSEFIEDKPVMEDM
- a CDS encoding HD domain-containing protein, translated to MNKLTKKNFINIATREINNYNDPSHDINHTLRVLSLAEKIATKEKADLDIVIASAIFHDVIVYPKNHIKRLASSKESSNFAREILIKESLFPKEKIEKTCRAIELCSFTKGVKPNFLEAKILQDADSLEAMGAISIMRTFSSAGQMNKSFYNNIDPFCKKRKPDDHEYAIDLFFTRLLIVSERLHTKTAKTLAKKRLKFLYSFLKQLEFELSQCI
- a CDS encoding amino acid--tRNA ligase-related protein, which gives rise to MIPINLKKQIINDDLKFKEVKPSSFNLPKYNPETHYLELTRSEYFHALIILRHYIKNASDYYFGVKQKAKNIDLFMLTPSISSPMGPGSDSEAIPIKFGKYNSNLVDSSQFGFEPLLLNGIDKVYCYLPSMRGECPDKRHLNQFFHCEAEIKGSIDDLIPIIEKYIKFLSETLLTMPNILTRMSLDAEKTLLSLREIVKSQKFPEITFDEAISLLVKSGNEKFVNFTKFGRDLTSAGELKLAEILKFDTPFWIRNFDRDRVPFYQKPIPGDSNKVLNADLIFPPIFEGSFGGEIIGCGQRQDNSKEMYESLSRQNINSEPYEWYINLRKLPKYQVTSGFGLGVERFITWSLCRDDIKDAIPYPRLKNIKTYP